ACGCCGCTTCAACTGCTGCAATCTCCTGAACCAATCCCGCATCTAACCCCTGCTTGGCAACGGCGGATACCGATTCCAAATTTACCAGCTCGGCTCCAGCATTACCTGTTGGCTGCGCTTGTTCCATCTCTTCATCTTGCTTCACTAAACCTTTAATAGGTTGCGCCAGCAACACTCCCATGAGTAACACTACCAACGCTATAACTATTATTTGTTTTGACTGATGCATGACTTGATTACTAAATCTTTAAAGCAGACTATTTATTGCCGTTTTTTACTTTCTCAACAAAAACCTTTGCCGGTTTAAAGCTAGGAACATAATGTTCTGGAATAATGATAGCGGTGTTTTTTGAAATGTTACGGGCAGTTTTCTTGGCTCTTTTCTTAACCACAAAACTACCAAACCCCCTAACATACACATTCTCGCCTTCTACCATTGCACCTTTAACTACTTTAAAAAATGCTTCAACAGTTTCCTGTACGTCTACTTTTTCTAAACCTGTTTTGTTAGAAATCTCTGCGATAATTTCTGCTTTAGTCATGTTATATTCTTTCTAATTGTTTTTTCCTTAAAATGCGCCAGATCATTCGATTTGGGGATGCAAAAGTATTGCTTTTAAATGATTTACAAAAATAAATCCTTAATTTTTATGTAAAATATATACAACTTATACTTTTAGCGCAAAAAAATAAACTATTTAGCTATGCTTTAAGAAGTTGTAATTTGTTTACAAACACTTCATACACCGCACACTCAGCAGGCAATCACATTTAAAAAAAACATTTTATTATCAACTTTTTCTTGACAGAAAGTGACATGAAAAACCGAAGCGTAAAAAATGCAGTAACGCTAAGGTGCACACCTGAAGGCTTATTGTTAATTATTACCTTTGCATCATGTCGTTTTCAACAGAAATTATCCGCTGGTACCATCAAAATAAAAGAGACTTACCCTGGCGCCATACAACAGATCCGTACGTGATATGGCTTTCCGAAATTATTCTACAACAAACCCGCGTTGAACAAGGTTTACCCTATTTTAATCGCTTCCTATCAAAATACCCCACGGTTACCGCTTTTGCCAATGAAGAGGAAGATAATATTCTAAGGTTATGGCAAGGATTGGGATATTACTCCCGGGCCAGAAATATGCATAAGGCTGCTAAAATGGTGGTAAATGAATATGGAGGTATTTTTCCTACAACTTACAAAAGTCTACTGACGCTTAGGGGCGTAGGCGAATACACCGCTGCAGCCATTGCATCTTTTTCGGCCAACGAAGCAAAACCAGTAGTAGATGGAAACGTATTTAGAGTGCTTTCGAGATATTTTGGTATCGATGAAGCGATTAATACACCCCAGGGGAAAAAAATATTCTATAAAGTCGCACAAGAGATGTTGGGTGAGAACAATCCGGCAATATACAATCAATCGATCATGGAGTTTGGCGCTCTTCAATGCAAACCTAGAAAGCCAGATTGCCACATATGCCCATTGCAGATAGACTGTTATGCAATAAAAACAAACAAAGTAAATTTTTTACCTGTTAAACTAAAGGGAAAGCCCTCAAGGAATAGATACTTTTATTATTTCATCATTACTAACCAAGATAAAATAGCAGTGCAGAAAAGAGGTCCTAAAGATATATGGGAAAATATGTATCAATTTCCAATGTTGGAATTAACCGAACAAGTTAGCATGGAAGACTTAAAACAACTAGACATCTTCACCGGGTTATTTGGAGATAACACGCAGTTAAAAGTTTTAAGCACGCCAAAAAAGCATGTATTAAGTCACCAAAACATCTATGCAACATTTATAGAGCTTACTCATATAAAGCCAGATAGTGGCAAAAAAAGGCCGTGGAATTATGTTTTTATAAAAGATTTAGATACATTAGCTAAACCTAAATTAATATTCACATTTTTAAGAGATTACAATATTTGCAATAAAAACACTTACAAGCTATGTCAGGAATCAACAAAGTTATTCTGGTTGGACACTTAGGCAAGGATCCCGAGGTTCGCCATTTAGATGGTAATGTCTCAGTTGCGAGTTTTCCTTTGGCAACATCGGAGACATTCAACAAAGACGGTAGAAAGGTAGAGCAGACCGAAT
This Olivibacter sp. SDN3 DNA region includes the following protein-coding sequences:
- the mutY gene encoding A/G-specific adenine glycosylase translates to MSFSTEIIRWYHQNKRDLPWRHTTDPYVIWLSEIILQQTRVEQGLPYFNRFLSKYPTVTAFANEEEDNILRLWQGLGYYSRARNMHKAAKMVVNEYGGIFPTTYKSLLTLRGVGEYTAAAIASFSANEAKPVVDGNVFRVLSRYFGIDEAINTPQGKKIFYKVAQEMLGENNPAIYNQSIMEFGALQCKPRKPDCHICPLQIDCYAIKTNKVNFLPVKLKGKPSRNRYFYYFIITNQDKIAVQKRGPKDIWENMYQFPMLELTEQVSMEDLKQLDIFTGLFGDNTQLKVLSTPKKHVLSHQNIYATFIELTHIKPDSGKKRPWNYVFIKDLDTLAKPKLIFTFLRDYNICNKNTYKLCQESTKLFWLDT
- a CDS encoding HU family DNA-binding protein, which produces MTKAEIIAEISNKTGLEKVDVQETVEAFFKVVKGAMVEGENVYVRGFGSFVVKKRAKKTARNISKNTAIIIPEHYVPSFKPAKVFVEKVKNGNK